From Drosophila yakuba strain Tai18E2 chromosome 2L, Prin_Dyak_Tai18E2_2.1, whole genome shotgun sequence, one genomic window encodes:
- the LOC6528766 gene encoding myosin-9 isoform X13, with amino-acid sequence MSRDEYNPVTSSGVRSPGRVRRLQELPTVDRSPSRDYGAPRGSPLAMGSPYYRDMDEPTSPAGAGHHRSRSASRPPMAHAMDYPRTRYQSLDRGGLVDPHDREFIPIREPRDRSRDRSLERGLYLEDELYGRSARQSPSAMGGYNTGMGPTSDRAYLGDLQHQNTDLQRELGNLKRELELTNQKLGSSMHSIKTFWSPELKKERALRKEESAKYSLINDQLKLLSTENQKQAMLVRQLEEELRLRMRQPNLEMQQQMEAIYAENDHLQREISILRETIKDLECRVETQKQTLIARDESIKKLLEMLQAKGMGKEEERQMFQQMQAMAQKQLDEFRLEIQRRDQEILAMAAKMKTLEEQHQDYQRHIAVLKESLCAKEEHYNMLQTDVEEMRARLEEKNRLIEKKTQGTLQTVQERNRLTSELTEIKDHMDIKDRKISVLQRKIENLEDLLKEKDNQVDMARARLSAMQAHHSSSEGALTSLEEAIGDKEKQMAQLRDQRDRAEHEKQEERDLHEREVADYKIKLRAAESEVEKLQTRLERAVTERERLEIKLEASQSELGKSKAELEKATCEMGRSSADWESTKQRIARLELENERLKHDLERSQNVQKLMFETGKISTTFGRTTMTTSQELDRAQERADKASAELRRTQAELRVTQMERDDAVTEVEILKEKLDKALYASQKLIDEKDTSNKEFEKMLEKYDRAQNEIYRLQSRCDTAEADRARLEVEAERSGLAASKAREDLRKLQDESTRLQEACDRAALQLSRAKECEDNARSELEHSRDRFDKLQTDIRRAQGEKEHFQSELERVTYELERAHAAQTKAGASVEAAKEEAAHYAVELEKMRDRYEKSQVELRKLQDTDTFGRETRRLKEENERLREKLDKTLMELETIRGKSQYESESFEKYKDKYEKIEMEVQNMESKLHETSLQLELSKGEVAKMLANQDKQRSELERAHIEREKARDKHEKLLKEVDRLRLQQSSVSPGDPVRASTSSSSALSAGERQEIDRLRDRLEKALQSRDATELEAGRLAKELEKAQMHLAKQQENTESTRIEFERMGAELGRLHDRLEKAEAEREALRQASRSGGAGSAPHPQLEKHVQKLESDVKQLAMEREQLVLQLEKSQEILMNFQKELQNAEAELQKTREENRKLRNGHQLPPAAAPPAGASPAEIQAMQKEIQTLQQKLQESERALQAAGPQQAQAAAAAGASREEIEQWRKVIEQEKGRADMADKAAQEMHKRIQLMDQHIKDQHAQMQKMQQQMQQQQQAAQQAAQQAAQQAAQQQQSAASAGGADAKELEKVRGELQAACTERDRFQQQLELLVTELEKSKMSNQEQTKQLQTAQQQVQQLQQQVQQLQQQMQQLQQAASAGAGATDVQRQQLEQQQKQLEEVRKQIDNQAKATEGERKIIDEQRKQIDAKRKDIEDKEKKMADFDVQLRKRKEQMDQLEKSLQTQGGGAAAAGELNKKLMDTQRQLEACVKELQNTKEEHKKAATETERLLQLVQMSQEEQNAKEKTIMDLQQALKIAQAKVKQAQTQQQQQQDAGPAGFLKSFF; translated from the exons CAATGGGCAGTCCATACTACCGCGACATGGATGAGCCAACCAGTCCGGCCGGAGCGGGTCACCATCGCAGCCGGAGCGCCAGCAGACCACCGATGGCCCATGCCATGGACTATCCAA GAACCCGCTACCAATCGCTGGATCGCGGCGGACTCGTTGATCCCCACGATCGCGAGTTCATACCCATTCGGGAGCCCCGCGACCGCTCCAGGGACAGATCCCTCGAACGGGGCCTGTACCTAGAGGACGAGCTCTATGGCAGATCAGCGCGCCAGAGTCCCAGCGCCATGGGTGGATACAACACGGGCATGGGGCCCACATCGGATCGAGCTTACTTGGGCGACCTGCAGCACCAGAACACCGACCTGCAGCGGGAGCTGGGGAACCTCAAGCGGGAACTGGAGCTGACCAACCAGAAGCTGGGCAGCTCGATGCACAGCATCAAGACCTTCTGGTCGCCGGAGCTCAAGAAGGAGCGGGCTCTTAGGAAGGAGGAGAGCGCCAAGTACAGTCTGATCAACGATCAGTTGAAGCTGCTCAGCACGGAGAACCAG AAACAAGCCATGCTGGTGCgccagctggaggaggagctgcgccTGCGGATGCGACAGCCCAACTTGGagatgcagcagcagatggAGGCGATCTACGCGGAGAACGACCACTTGCAGCGGGAGATCAGCATCCTGCGCGAGACGATCAAGGATCTCGAGTGCCGGGTGGAGACCCAGAAGCAAACACTGATTGCCCGCGACGAGAGCATCAAGAAGCTGCTGGAAATGCTGCAGGCCAAGGGAATGG GCAAAGAGGAGGAGCGCCAGATGTTCCAGCAGATGCAGGCCATGGCCCAGAAGCAG CTGGACGAATTCCGTCTTGAAATACAGAGAAGGGATCAAGAGATCCTGGCGATGGCGGCCAAAATGAAAACCCTCGAGGAGCAGCACCAG GACTACCAGCGGCACATAGCGGTGCTCAAGGAGTCGCTATGTGCCAAAGAGGAGCACTACAACATGCTGCAGACGGACGTCGAGGAGATGCGCGCCCGCCTCGAGGAGAAGAACCGCCTCATCGAGAAGAAGACCCAGGGCACCCTGCAGACGGTCCAGGAGCGCAACCGCCTCACCAGCGAGCTCACCGAGATCAAGGACCACATGGACATCAAGGACCGCAAGATCAGCGTGCTGCAGCGCAAG ATTGAAAACCTGGAGGATCTGCTGAAGGAGAAGGACAACCAGGTGGATATGGCGCGGGCACGTTTGTCGGCCATGCAGGCGCACCACAGCAGCTCCGAGGGCGCCTTGACCAGCCTGGAGGAGGCCATCGGCGACAAGGAGAAGCAGATGGCCCAGCTGCGGGATCAGCGGGATCGCGCAGAGCACGAGAAGCAGGAGGAGCGGGATCTTCACGAGCGCGAGGTGGCCGACTACAAGATCAAGCTGCGGGCCGCCGAGAGCGAGGTGGAGAAGCTGCAGACGCGCCTGGAGCGGGCGGTCACCGAGCGGGAGCGGCTGGAGATCAAGCTGGAGGCCTCGCAGAGCGAACTGGGCAAGTCGAAGGCTGAGCTGGAGAAGGCCACCTGCGAAATGGGCAGGAGCAGCGCCGACTGGGAGTCCACCAAGCAGAGGATCGCCCGCCTGGAGCTGGAGAACGAGCGGCTGAAACACGATCTGGAGCGTTCGCAG AATGTACAAAAGTTAATGTTCGAAACGGGCAAGATATCG ACAACCTTTGGCAGGACCACGATGACCACGTCCCAGGAACTGGATCGAGCCCAGGAGCGGGCCGACAAGGCCTCAGCGGAGCTGCGACGCACCCAGGCCGAGCTGAGAGTCACACAG ATGGAGCGCGACGATGCGGTCACCGAAGTCGAGATCCTCAAGGAGAAACTGGACAAGGCGCTGTACGCCAGCCAGAAGCTGATCGACGAGAAGGACACCTCCAACAAGGAGTTTGAAAAGATGCTGGAGAAGTACGACAGGGCCCAGAACGAGATCTATCGCCTTCAGTCCCGCTGCGATACGGCAGAGGCGGACAGAGCCCGCctggaggtggaggcggagCGATCTGGTCTGGCTGCCAGCAAGGCTCGCGAGGATCTGCGCAAGCTGCAGGACGAGAGCACCCGGCTGCAGGAGGCCTGCGATCGGGCGGCGCTCCAGTTGAGCCGCGCCAAGGAGTGCGAGGACAATGCGCGCAGCGAGCTGGAGCACAGTCGCGATCGCTTCGACAAGCTGCAAACGGACATTCGGCGGGCCCAGGGCGAGAAGGAGCACTTCCAGTCCGAGCTGGAGAGGGTCACCTACGAACTGGAGCGGGCACATGCCGCCCAAACCAAGGCGGGCGCCAGCGTGGAGGCGGCCAAGGAGGAGGCGGCCCACTATGCCGTGGAGCTTGAGAAAATGCGCGACCGCTACGAGAAGAGCCAGGTGGAGCTGCGCAAACTGCAGGACACAGACACCTTTGGCCGGGAGACGCGCCGCCTCAAGGAGGAGAACGAGCGGCTGCGCGAGAAGCTGGACAAGACGCTTATGGAACTGGAGACCATCCGCGGCAAGTCGCAGTACGAGTCGGAGTCCTTCGAGAAGTACAAGGACAAGTACGAGAAGATCGAGATGGAGGTGCAGAACATGGAGTCGAAGCTGCACGAGACCAGCCTGCAGCTGGAGCTATCGAAGGGCGAGGTGGCCAAGATGCTGGCCAACCAGGACAAGCAGCGATCCGAGCTGGAACGGGCGCACATCGAGCGGGAGAAGGCCCGGGACAAGCATGAGAAGCTACTGAAGGAGGTCGATCGTTTGCGCCTGCAACAGTCCTCGGTGAGCCCCGGCGATCCGGTCCGAGCGTCGACGTCCTCCTCTTCCGCTCTGTCCGCTGGCGAGCGGCAGGAGATCGACCGCCTGCGGGATCGCCTTGAGAAGGCGCTGCAGTCGCGTGACGCCACCGAGCTGGAGGCCGGTCGCTTGGCCAAGGAACTGGAGAAGGCGCAAATGCATCTGGCCAAGCAGCAGGAGAACACCGAGTCCACGCGCATCGAGTTCGAGCGCATGGGTGCTGAGCTGGGTCGCCTTCACGATCGCCTCGAGAAGGCCGAGGCTGAGCGGGAGGCACTGCGTCAAGCGAGCCGGAGCGGCGGAGCAGGCTCTGCCCCCCATCCGCAGCTGGAGAAGCACGTCCAGAAGCTGGAGTCAGACGTCAAGCAGCTGGCCATGGAGCGGGAGCAGCTGGTCCTGCAACTGGAGAAGAGCCAGGAGATCCTCATGAACTTCCAAAAGGAGCTCCAGAACGCAGAGGCGGAGTTGCAGAAGACGCGCGAGGAGAACCGCAAGCTGCGCAACGGTCACCAACTGCCGCCTGCCGCCGCTCCACCCGCCGGAGCCTCTCCCGCCGAGATCCAGGCCATGCAGAAGGAGATCCAGACCCTCCAGCAGAAGCTCCAGGAGTCGGAGCGCGCCCTGCAGGCCGCCGGTCCCCAACAGGCCCAGGCTGCCGCGGCGGCGGGCGCGAGTCGCGAGGAGATCGAGCAATGGCGCAAGGTCATCGAGCAGGAGAAGGGTCGCGCCGACATGGCCGACAAGGCTGCCCAGGAGATGCACAAGCGCATTCAG CTTATGGACCAACACATCAAGGATCAGCACGCCCAGATGCAAaagatgcagcagcagatgcaacagcagcagcaggcggcgcAACAGGCCGCGCAGCAGGCGGCGCAGCAggcggcgcagcagcagcagtccgCAGCAAGTGCCGGCGGAGCGGACGCCAAAGAGTTGGAGAAGGTCAGGGGCGAACTGCAGGCGGCGTGCACCGAGCGGGATCGcttccagcagcagctggagctcCTGGTCACGGAGCTGGAGAAGAGCAAG ATGTCCAACCAGGAGCAGACAAAACAGCTCCAAACGGCgcagcagcaagtgcagcaactgcagcagcaggtacaacagctgcaacagcagatgcaacaactgcagcaggcTGCCAGTGCGGGAGCAGGCGCCACCGACGTGCAGcgccagcagctggagcagcagcagaagcagctggaggaggtgCGCAAGCAGATCGACAACCAGGCCAAGGCCACCGAGGGCGAGCGCAAGATCATCGACGAGCAGCGCAAGCAGATCGACGCCAAGCGCAAGGACATCGAGGACAAGGAGAAGAAGATGGCCGATTTCGACGTCCAGCTGCGCAAGCGCAAGGAGCAGATGGACCAGCTGGAGAAGTCCCTCCAGACGCAAGGAGGCGGAGCGGCGGCCGCCGGCGAGCTGAACAAGAAGCTCATGGACACGCAGCGGCAGCTGGAAGC ATGCGTCAAGGAGCTTCAGAATACAAAGGAGGAGCACAAGAAGGCGGCAACCGAAACGGAGCGTTTGCTGCAATTGGTACAAATGTCGCAGGAGGAGCAGAACGCCAAGGAGAAGACCATCATGGATTTGCAACA AGCCTTAAAGATCGCTCAAGCCAAAGTCAAACAAGCAcaaacgcagcagcagcaacagcaggat GCTGGGCCAGCTGGCTTCTTGAAGAGCTTTTTCTAA
- the LOC6528766 gene encoding myosin-9 isoform X16, with product MSRDEYNPVTSSGVRSPGRVRRLQELPTVDRSPSRDYGAPRGSPLAMGSPYYRDMDEPTSPAGAGHHRSRSASRPPMAHAMDYPRTRYQSLDRGGLVDPHDREFIPIREPRDRSRDRSLERGLYLEDELYGRSARQSPSAMGGYNTGMGPTSDRAYLGDLQHQNTDLQRELGNLKRELELTNQKLGSSMHSIKTFWSPELKKERALRKEESAKYSLINDQLKLLSTENQKQAMLVRQLEEELRLRMRQPNLEMQQQMEAIYAENDHLQREISILRETIKDLECRVETQKQTLIARDESIKKLLEMLQAKGMGKEEERQMFQQMQAMAQKQLDEFRLEIQRRDQEILAMAAKMKTLEEQHQDYQRHIAVLKESLCAKEEHYNMLQTDVEEMRARLEEKNRLIEKKTQGTLQTVQERNRLTSELTEIKDHMDIKDRKISVLQRKIENLEDLLKEKDNQVDMARARLSAMQAHHSSSEGALTSLEEAIGDKEKQMAQLRDQRDRAEHEKQEERDLHEREVADYKIKLRAAESEVEKLQTRLERAVTERERLEIKLEASQSELGKSKAELEKATCEMGRSSADWESTKQRIARLELENERLKHDLERSQTTFGRTTMTTSQELDRAQERADKASAELRRTQAELRVTQMERDDAVTEVEILKEKLDKALYASQKLIDEKDTSNKEFEKMLEKYDRAQNEIYRLQSRCDTAEADRARLEVEAERSGLAASKAREDLRKLQDESTRLQEACDRAALQLSRAKECEDNARSELEHSRDRFDKLQTDIRRAQGEKEHFQSELERVTYELERAHAAQTKAGASVEAAKEEAAHYAVELEKMRDRYEKSQVELRKLQDTDTFGRETRRLKEENERLREKLDKTLMELETIRGKSQYESESFEKYKDKYEKIEMEVQNMESKLHETSLQLELSKGEVAKMLANQDKQRSELERAHIEREKARDKHEKLLKEVDRLRLQQSSVSPGDPVRASTSSSSALSAGERQEIDRLRDRLEKALQSRDATELEAGRLAKELEKAQMHLAKQQENTESTRIEFERMGAELGRLHDRLEKAEAEREALRQASRSGGAGSAPHPQLEKHVQKLESDVKQLAMEREQLVLQLEKSQEILMNFQKELQNAEAELQKTREENRKLRNGHQLPPAAAPPAGASPAEIQAMQKEIQTLQQKLQESERALQAAGPQQAQAAAAAGASREEIEQWRKVIEQEKGRADMADKAAQEMHKRIQLMDQHIKDQHAQMQKMQQQMQQQQQAAQQAAQQAAQQAAQQQQSAASAGGADAKELEKVRGELQAACTERDRFQQQLELLVTELEKSKMSNQEQTKQLQTAQQQVQQLQQQVQQLQQQMQQLQQAASAGAGATDVQRQQLEQQQKQLEEVRKQIDNQAKATEGERKIIDEQRKQIDAKRKDIEDKEKKMADFDVQLRKRKEQMDQLEKSLQTQGGGAAAAGELNKKLMDTQRQLEACVKELQNTKEEHKKAATETERLLQLVQMSQEEQNAKEKTIMDLQQALKIAQAKVKQAQTQQQQQQDAGPAGFLKSFF from the exons CAATGGGCAGTCCATACTACCGCGACATGGATGAGCCAACCAGTCCGGCCGGAGCGGGTCACCATCGCAGCCGGAGCGCCAGCAGACCACCGATGGCCCATGCCATGGACTATCCAA GAACCCGCTACCAATCGCTGGATCGCGGCGGACTCGTTGATCCCCACGATCGCGAGTTCATACCCATTCGGGAGCCCCGCGACCGCTCCAGGGACAGATCCCTCGAACGGGGCCTGTACCTAGAGGACGAGCTCTATGGCAGATCAGCGCGCCAGAGTCCCAGCGCCATGGGTGGATACAACACGGGCATGGGGCCCACATCGGATCGAGCTTACTTGGGCGACCTGCAGCACCAGAACACCGACCTGCAGCGGGAGCTGGGGAACCTCAAGCGGGAACTGGAGCTGACCAACCAGAAGCTGGGCAGCTCGATGCACAGCATCAAGACCTTCTGGTCGCCGGAGCTCAAGAAGGAGCGGGCTCTTAGGAAGGAGGAGAGCGCCAAGTACAGTCTGATCAACGATCAGTTGAAGCTGCTCAGCACGGAGAACCAG AAACAAGCCATGCTGGTGCgccagctggaggaggagctgcgccTGCGGATGCGACAGCCCAACTTGGagatgcagcagcagatggAGGCGATCTACGCGGAGAACGACCACTTGCAGCGGGAGATCAGCATCCTGCGCGAGACGATCAAGGATCTCGAGTGCCGGGTGGAGACCCAGAAGCAAACACTGATTGCCCGCGACGAGAGCATCAAGAAGCTGCTGGAAATGCTGCAGGCCAAGGGAATGG GCAAAGAGGAGGAGCGCCAGATGTTCCAGCAGATGCAGGCCATGGCCCAGAAGCAG CTGGACGAATTCCGTCTTGAAATACAGAGAAGGGATCAAGAGATCCTGGCGATGGCGGCCAAAATGAAAACCCTCGAGGAGCAGCACCAG GACTACCAGCGGCACATAGCGGTGCTCAAGGAGTCGCTATGTGCCAAAGAGGAGCACTACAACATGCTGCAGACGGACGTCGAGGAGATGCGCGCCCGCCTCGAGGAGAAGAACCGCCTCATCGAGAAGAAGACCCAGGGCACCCTGCAGACGGTCCAGGAGCGCAACCGCCTCACCAGCGAGCTCACCGAGATCAAGGACCACATGGACATCAAGGACCGCAAGATCAGCGTGCTGCAGCGCAAG ATTGAAAACCTGGAGGATCTGCTGAAGGAGAAGGACAACCAGGTGGATATGGCGCGGGCACGTTTGTCGGCCATGCAGGCGCACCACAGCAGCTCCGAGGGCGCCTTGACCAGCCTGGAGGAGGCCATCGGCGACAAGGAGAAGCAGATGGCCCAGCTGCGGGATCAGCGGGATCGCGCAGAGCACGAGAAGCAGGAGGAGCGGGATCTTCACGAGCGCGAGGTGGCCGACTACAAGATCAAGCTGCGGGCCGCCGAGAGCGAGGTGGAGAAGCTGCAGACGCGCCTGGAGCGGGCGGTCACCGAGCGGGAGCGGCTGGAGATCAAGCTGGAGGCCTCGCAGAGCGAACTGGGCAAGTCGAAGGCTGAGCTGGAGAAGGCCACCTGCGAAATGGGCAGGAGCAGCGCCGACTGGGAGTCCACCAAGCAGAGGATCGCCCGCCTGGAGCTGGAGAACGAGCGGCTGAAACACGATCTGGAGCGTTCGCAG ACAACCTTTGGCAGGACCACGATGACCACGTCCCAGGAACTGGATCGAGCCCAGGAGCGGGCCGACAAGGCCTCAGCGGAGCTGCGACGCACCCAGGCCGAGCTGAGAGTCACACAG ATGGAGCGCGACGATGCGGTCACCGAAGTCGAGATCCTCAAGGAGAAACTGGACAAGGCGCTGTACGCCAGCCAGAAGCTGATCGACGAGAAGGACACCTCCAACAAGGAGTTTGAAAAGATGCTGGAGAAGTACGACAGGGCCCAGAACGAGATCTATCGCCTTCAGTCCCGCTGCGATACGGCAGAGGCGGACAGAGCCCGCctggaggtggaggcggagCGATCTGGTCTGGCTGCCAGCAAGGCTCGCGAGGATCTGCGCAAGCTGCAGGACGAGAGCACCCGGCTGCAGGAGGCCTGCGATCGGGCGGCGCTCCAGTTGAGCCGCGCCAAGGAGTGCGAGGACAATGCGCGCAGCGAGCTGGAGCACAGTCGCGATCGCTTCGACAAGCTGCAAACGGACATTCGGCGGGCCCAGGGCGAGAAGGAGCACTTCCAGTCCGAGCTGGAGAGGGTCACCTACGAACTGGAGCGGGCACATGCCGCCCAAACCAAGGCGGGCGCCAGCGTGGAGGCGGCCAAGGAGGAGGCGGCCCACTATGCCGTGGAGCTTGAGAAAATGCGCGACCGCTACGAGAAGAGCCAGGTGGAGCTGCGCAAACTGCAGGACACAGACACCTTTGGCCGGGAGACGCGCCGCCTCAAGGAGGAGAACGAGCGGCTGCGCGAGAAGCTGGACAAGACGCTTATGGAACTGGAGACCATCCGCGGCAAGTCGCAGTACGAGTCGGAGTCCTTCGAGAAGTACAAGGACAAGTACGAGAAGATCGAGATGGAGGTGCAGAACATGGAGTCGAAGCTGCACGAGACCAGCCTGCAGCTGGAGCTATCGAAGGGCGAGGTGGCCAAGATGCTGGCCAACCAGGACAAGCAGCGATCCGAGCTGGAACGGGCGCACATCGAGCGGGAGAAGGCCCGGGACAAGCATGAGAAGCTACTGAAGGAGGTCGATCGTTTGCGCCTGCAACAGTCCTCGGTGAGCCCCGGCGATCCGGTCCGAGCGTCGACGTCCTCCTCTTCCGCTCTGTCCGCTGGCGAGCGGCAGGAGATCGACCGCCTGCGGGATCGCCTTGAGAAGGCGCTGCAGTCGCGTGACGCCACCGAGCTGGAGGCCGGTCGCTTGGCCAAGGAACTGGAGAAGGCGCAAATGCATCTGGCCAAGCAGCAGGAGAACACCGAGTCCACGCGCATCGAGTTCGAGCGCATGGGTGCTGAGCTGGGTCGCCTTCACGATCGCCTCGAGAAGGCCGAGGCTGAGCGGGAGGCACTGCGTCAAGCGAGCCGGAGCGGCGGAGCAGGCTCTGCCCCCCATCCGCAGCTGGAGAAGCACGTCCAGAAGCTGGAGTCAGACGTCAAGCAGCTGGCCATGGAGCGGGAGCAGCTGGTCCTGCAACTGGAGAAGAGCCAGGAGATCCTCATGAACTTCCAAAAGGAGCTCCAGAACGCAGAGGCGGAGTTGCAGAAGACGCGCGAGGAGAACCGCAAGCTGCGCAACGGTCACCAACTGCCGCCTGCCGCCGCTCCACCCGCCGGAGCCTCTCCCGCCGAGATCCAGGCCATGCAGAAGGAGATCCAGACCCTCCAGCAGAAGCTCCAGGAGTCGGAGCGCGCCCTGCAGGCCGCCGGTCCCCAACAGGCCCAGGCTGCCGCGGCGGCGGGCGCGAGTCGCGAGGAGATCGAGCAATGGCGCAAGGTCATCGAGCAGGAGAAGGGTCGCGCCGACATGGCCGACAAGGCTGCCCAGGAGATGCACAAGCGCATTCAG CTTATGGACCAACACATCAAGGATCAGCACGCCCAGATGCAAaagatgcagcagcagatgcaacagcagcagcaggcggcgcAACAGGCCGCGCAGCAGGCGGCGCAGCAggcggcgcagcagcagcagtccgCAGCAAGTGCCGGCGGAGCGGACGCCAAAGAGTTGGAGAAGGTCAGGGGCGAACTGCAGGCGGCGTGCACCGAGCGGGATCGcttccagcagcagctggagctcCTGGTCACGGAGCTGGAGAAGAGCAAG ATGTCCAACCAGGAGCAGACAAAACAGCTCCAAACGGCgcagcagcaagtgcagcaactgcagcagcaggtacaacagctgcaacagcagatgcaacaactgcagcaggcTGCCAGTGCGGGAGCAGGCGCCACCGACGTGCAGcgccagcagctggagcagcagcagaagcagctggaggaggtgCGCAAGCAGATCGACAACCAGGCCAAGGCCACCGAGGGCGAGCGCAAGATCATCGACGAGCAGCGCAAGCAGATCGACGCCAAGCGCAAGGACATCGAGGACAAGGAGAAGAAGATGGCCGATTTCGACGTCCAGCTGCGCAAGCGCAAGGAGCAGATGGACCAGCTGGAGAAGTCCCTCCAGACGCAAGGAGGCGGAGCGGCGGCCGCCGGCGAGCTGAACAAGAAGCTCATGGACACGCAGCGGCAGCTGGAAGC ATGCGTCAAGGAGCTTCAGAATACAAAGGAGGAGCACAAGAAGGCGGCAACCGAAACGGAGCGTTTGCTGCAATTGGTACAAATGTCGCAGGAGGAGCAGAACGCCAAGGAGAAGACCATCATGGATTTGCAACA AGCCTTAAAGATCGCTCAAGCCAAAGTCAAACAAGCAcaaacgcagcagcagcaacagcaggat GCTGGGCCAGCTGGCTTCTTGAAGAGCTTTTTCTAA